The proteins below are encoded in one region of Rhododendron vialii isolate Sample 1 chromosome 7a, ASM3025357v1:
- the LOC131334892 gene encoding uncharacterized protein LOC131334892 encodes MCQTLGSKADGSSEGGVTCGGDSTKGKCTGLMTKVRDWKGKNLKNIPYPEDPRIEFEGFTLSKGLIFKAHFSVYNPLTCGIPKWKSAHYTLKFPDGNREIANGKVPSKWLRAKKKTTVDVTINVSLNDLGDKLKEIMLQTIIDGHLKVELALKITFGFPIIGDVPVSQVLDKCLSPALYKLVQLVLDTIEGNKKNIPKALSEILEALTHYYDDQKKALDHVADDLQKNWEQINNAVQAIQKLFNPQEIVGGWIEKGQEIVGKGQEIVDDWREKIFKGPGRIKNRSAEK; translated from the exons ATGTGCCAAACCCTCGGGAGCAAGGCGGATGGGAGCTCGGAAGGTGGTGTTACATGCGGTGGCGACAGCACAAAAGGCAAATGTACGGGCTTGATGACGAAGGTGAGGGACTGGAAAGGCAAGAACTTGAAGAACATACCGTACCCTGAAGACCCTCGTATTGAATTTGAGGGGTTCACTCTTTCTAAGGGCCTCATCTTCAAGGCCCACTTTTCAGTTTACAACCCTCTCACTTGCGGCATTCCCAAGTGGAAGTCCGCGCATTACACTCTTAAATTTCCCGACGGCAACAG GGAAATTGCTAATGGTAAAGTGCCCTCGAAGTGGCTGAGAGCAAAGAAGAAGACGACAGTGGACGTGACGATAAATGTTTCGCTGAACGATCTGGGAGATAAGTTGAAAGAAATAATGCTCCAAACTATAATTGATGGCCACCTAAAGGTTGAATTGGCATTGAAAATCACCTTCGGCTTTCCCATTATCGGAGACGTGCCGGTATCCCAAGTCCTGGACAAATGCTTGAGCCCTGCACTTTACAAACTGGTCCAACTGGTATTGGATACTATCGAGGGCAATAAGAAGAACATACCTAAAGCTCTGTCCGAAATTTTAGAAGCGCTAACGCATTATTACGATGACCAGAAGAAGGCTCTTGATCATGTTGCGGATGACCTGCAGAAAAACTGGGAACAGATCAATAACGCTGTTCAAGCTATCCAAAAATTGTTTAATCCTCAAGAAATTGTGGGTGGCTGGATAGAAAAAGGTCAAGAAATTGTGGGAAAAGGTCAAGAAATTGTGGATGACTGGAGAGAAAAAATCTTTAAAGGGCCCGGTCGTATTAAAAACCGATCtgcagaaaaataa